A region of the Roseiflexus sp. RS-1 genome:
TCTACGAGCGCGCTCGCCTCGGTCTGACGCTTGCCTGGCAGGAACCGGCGCGCTTCGACGGTCTGCCGATCGGTGATTACCTGACGCTCGGACGCCCGACGATGACACGTGAGGAATTGTGGGAGGCGCTGCACGCGGTAGCGCTGGCGCCGGAAGCGTATCTGCCGCGTGCGCTGGATCGAACCCTGAGCGGCGGTGAACGCAAACGGATCGAACTGGCGGCAGTGTACGCCATGCGTCCGCGACTTGCGATTTTTGATGAACCGGATTCGGGGGTCGATGTGTTGAGTTTTGGCGATGTGCAGCACCTGGTGCGGCGCATGGCGCGCATGGGATGCGCCGTGCTGTTAATTACGCACCGCAACGAGATGGCGACAATTGCTGATCGCGCATCGGTGATGCATGCCGGTCAGATCGTCATGACCGGCGCCCCTGAAGAAGCGCGACTGGCTTATCCATAACCGCGCGAGTCCAGGCGCTGCTGCGCAGGGTCTGGACAATCGCGCTGCCTGGAGAGGAGACGACAATGGAGATGCAACAACCGCTCGATGCTGCTGTCGGGCGTGATTCGATAGATTGGACGCGCGAATATCAGGCGATCCTGCGAGCATACGAACAGGCTGGCGGATCACCCGCCGTGTTGCGCGCCGGTCGGGTGGCGGCGCTGGTCGTCAATGCGAACCGCGTGCTTGGCATCATCAACGTGCCGGGAGTGACCATCGATGCCGAACCGTTGTCGGACGGCGTGCAGATGCGGATTGTTGCAGCGCCGGGGGCGTGTCTGGACCGCCCTGTGCATCTCTGCTTCGGCATGCTTCCGGAAACCGGCACGCAGCGGATCATTGCCGAGTATGAGATCGGCGCGGGAGCGCAGGTCGAGTTTCTGGCGCACTGCACCTTCCC
Encoded here:
- a CDS encoding ATP-binding cassette domain-containing protein; the protein is MNDNDVLLDVQGVTLVREGRTILRDVDLQVLAGEIHALLGVNGSGKSSLAYAIMGCAEYRPDTGRIVFAGRVVNDLPIYERARLGLTLAWQEPARFDGLPIGDYLTLGRPTMTREELWEALHAVALAPEAYLPRALDRTLSGGERKRIELAAVYAMRPRLAIFDEPDSGVDVLSFGDVQHLVRRMARMGCAVLLITHRNEMATIADRASVMHAGQIVMTGAPEEARLAYP